The Liquorilactobacillus nagelii DSM 13675 DNA window GGCTATCAGCCGGAAGATAACGAATAGATTGCTAGTCTTGGAAACAAAGGCAAGGTGAGATTATGAGTCAGGCTCAACCAGCTGAGTTTGCCGGCATTGTTTTTTTTCGCCGGAATTATCGTGAAAGGGATTTGTTAGTTAAAATTTTAACGGATCGTTTTGGCTTTAAGATGTTCTTTATTCGTGGCGCACGCAAGCGAGGATTTCGTTTAAATGCTGCGATTTTACCTTTTGTTCAAGCTGAATATGTTGGCTCAGTCAGCGAAGATGGCTTGTCTTTTATTAATGCCGCCAAAGAAGTAACCCAGTATCGTCAAATTTTAAATAATATTGAACTGAACGCTTATGTTTCGTACATTTTTGAATTAGCTAATGCAGCATTTGGAGAAGCCAAACCATTAGGTGGCTGGTTTAAGCAACTACAACAAGCAGTTTTACTGATTGATCAAGGAATTGACCCAGCAATCATAACAAATATCATTGAAATCAGGTTGCTAACCTATTTTGGTGTTCAACCTAATTTACATGATTGCGTAATTTGCCACCGGACGGATGAAGTTTTTGATTTTTCGGAAAGTTATGGTGGGTTAATATGTCGACGTCATTGGTCAGTTGATCCTCACCGATTACAGCTGGATCGTCGGACAGTTTATTTCCTGCAATTCTTTTCTCAAGTAGACTTATTTAAAATTCATTCAATCAAGGTTAGTCAAACGACTAAAAATCATTTACGACGCACATTGAATCGAATTTACGATAATCAAGTCGGTTTGAAATTGAAATCGCGGCGCTTTTTGGAAGAAATGAAAATTTGGCCAATCTAACGTTGACAAATTTTGTTGAGTCGGCTATTCTTAACATCGTGTAAGCCATGATGAAAAAAGGTTATGTAAAGTTATATTCAGCGAATCAGGGATCGTGTGAGCCTGAGATGATAACTACATGATTGGCGTTTTCGGAGCTGTTATTCATAATTAAGTTGCCGATATTTTATCGGAAATAGGGTGGAACCGCGGTTGAATGATCGTCCCTATGTAACCAGCAATGGGGTTGCATAGGCTTTTTTTGTGCCCTGAGCTAAATTTTGAGGAGGAGCAAGATGGAAAAAAAGTTAACTGTTCAAGAAATAATTTTAAAACTACAACAGTTCTGGTCAAAACAAGGCTGTATGTTGATGCAAGCCTATGACACAGAAAAGGGAGCGGGAACAATGAGCCCATATACTTTCTTACGCTCGGTTGGGCCAGAACCTTGGAATGCGGCGTATGTTGAGCCATCACGTCGTCCAGCTGACGGGCGTTACGGTGAAAATCCTAATCGTTTGTTTCAACATCATCAGTTTCAAGTTATTATGAAACCATCACCGGCAAATATTCAGGATTTATATTTGGATAGTCTACGGGCATTAGGGATTGATCCCTTAGAACATGATATTCGGTTCGTTGAAGATAATTGGGAAAATCCGTCAATGGGCTGTGCCGGTGTTGGTTGGGAAGTCTGGTTAGATGGAATGGAAATCACACAATTTACTTATTTCCAACAAGTCGGTGGATTAGAAGTTCGACCAGTAGCTTCAGAGGTTACTTATGGGCTGGAAAGATTGTCTTCTTACATCCAAGATGTTAATTCAGTTTTTGATTTGGAATGGTCAGCTGGAGTTCGGTATGGTGATATTTTCAGTGAGCCAGAATACGAGCATTCTAAGTATGCTTTTGAAACCAGTAATCAGCAGATGTTATTTAAGTTATTTGATACCTATGAAACAGAAGCTAAAAAACAAATAGCTAACGGTTTAATTCACCCAGCTTACGATTATGTTTTGAAGTGTAGTCATACATTCAATTTACTTGATGCACGAGGAGCAGTATCGGTTACCGAACGTGCTGGCTATTTAGCCCGGATTCGTAATTTAGCAAAATCAATTGCGAAAGCTTTTGTAGCTGAGCGTAAAAAGTTGGGGTTCCCCTTGCTTAAAGACGATCAGCTGCGGGAAAAATTGTTGAAGGAGGATAAATAAGATGACACATACAATGTTATTAGAAATTGGTTTAGAAGAAATTCCTGCACATGTAGTAACTCCGAGTGTTCAACAATTGGCCGAGCGTCTAAAAGAATTTTTGCAAGAACAGCGGTTAGACTTTGAAAAACTGCAAACTTACTCAACTCCCCGCAGATTAGCTGTTAAAATTTCAGGCTTAGCCGACCAACAACCAGATGTTGAAGAAGAAGCTAAGGGACCAGCTAAGAAGATTGCTTTACAAGCTGATGGTAGCTGGTCGAAGGCGGCTATCGGTTTTACTCGGGGTCAAAAAATGACACCGGATGATATTTATTTTAAAGAATTAAAAGGAACTGAATATGTATATGTTAAGAAGTTCATTGCTGGAAAAACAGCAGCTGAAATCTTGCCGGACTTAAAAAAAGTTGTTGCGGCAATGAATTTTCCGACGATGATGCGCTGGGGAAACAATGATTTTAAGTATATTCGGCCAATTCGCTGGATTGTTGCTTTATTAGATCAAGAAGTTATTAACTTCAAGTTATTGAATATTACTACTGGTCGAAAAACGCAGGGACATCGCTTTTTAGGGCATCAGATTGAATTATCAGCGGCAACGGATTATCCACAAAGCTTAGAAAGTGTTGCTGTAATAGCGGATGCTGCCAAACGTAAAACAATGATAAAAAACCAAATTGCAAAATTAGCGCAAGAACATGATTGGAAAATTGTTGTTGAAGCTGATTTATTAGAAGAAGTCAATAATTTAGTTGAATATCCGACGGTTTTTGCAGGTAGTTTTGCCGAGAAATATTTGCAGATTCCTGATGAAGTTTTAATTACTTCAATGCGTGATCATCAACGATTTTTCTATGTTCGTGATCAGCAAGGAAAATTATTACCATATTTTGTTTCGGTTCGTAATGGAAATCAGCAATTTTTAGCTAATGTGATTGCTGGAAACGAAAAGGTTTTAACAGCTCGCTTGGAAGATGCTGCCTTCTTCTATCAAGAAGATCAAAAAACTTCTTTGTCGCAGTATGTCGCTAAGTTAGAGCATGTCATGTTCCATGATAAAATCGGGACAATGGCGGAAAAAATGCAGCGCGTTGGTTATTTGAGTCAGTCAATCGCCGAACAAGTAGGCTTAAATTCAGCGGAACAAAAAGATTTACAGCGAGCAGCGGCAATTTATAAATTTGATTTAGTAACGGGAATGGTTGGCGAGTTTTCTGAATTGCAAGGTGTGATGGGTGAAAAGTATGCCTTGCTTCAAGGTGAAACACCAGCCGTTGCCACGGCTATTCGGGAACATTACTTGCCAACTGAAGCTGGTGGCAAACTACCAGCGACTAAAGTTGGAGCGGTCTTAGCAATTGCTGACAAACTTGATAGTATTACCGATTTTTTTGCTGCAGGGATGTTACCATCAGGGTCAAACGATCCATATGCTCTCCGTCGTCAAGCAGCGGGAATTATTCGAATTTGTTTGGAATTTGACTGGCCATTAGCAGTTAAGCCTTTGTTAGCGTTAGTTGCAAGCACAGCGCAACAGCAGCCAGCTTTATATCAGAAAATTCAACCAGCTCATGTTGCTGAAGCAACTGAATTTATGATGGATCGGATGCGCAAGCAATTGCAGTTTTTACAGTATCCATTTGATATTATTACGGCAGTTGCTGCTCAACCACGTAATACCTTTACTACAATTACTCAAGCTGCAGAGGTTTTACAAGTCCATCGTCAGGAGACAGACTTTAAGCAAACAATTGAAGCAGCTAGTCGAGTTTTACGCTTGACTCGCAAAGCAAAGCTTCCAGTTGGAGTGAAGGTTCAACCAGCATTATTTGAAAATGAAACAGAAGCGAAATTAAATCAGGCGGTGGCAACAGCTAAAACAACTGGTACGTTGGAAGAAGATTATCAGCAACTTCAAAAATTACGCGAACCAATTGAAGCGTATTTCGATCAAACGATGGTAATGAGTCCAAAGCAACAACTCCAACAAAATCGGCTAGCTCAATTAAAACAGTTAGCTAAATTGTTCCAACCGTTTGGTGATTTAACAGCTATTAATGTGAAATAGCTTTAAATTATTCGAGGATTATCGTTTGCTTTCTTTAACTTTATGAGGTATCCTTTAAAAGAGTGTTTATCGAAGTCGCACAGGTTTTGTGCGGCTTTTGTTAGCCCAGTTGGCTGATTTTTAATGAAAGCGGGGGTCCTAAAACCGTGAAACGCATTCCGGAAGAAACGGTTGAACAAATACGTTCGAGCGTTAATATTGTCGAAATTGTCAGTCAATACGTTCAGTTGCACAAATCAGGTAAAAATTATTTTGGCCTTTGTCCATTTCATGAAGAAAAGACGCCTTCTTTTTCAGTGACTGAGGAAAAACAAATTTTTCATTGTTTTTCCTGTCACCGTGGCGGCAATGTTTTCAAGTTTATTATGGAAATTGAAAACATTAGCTTTCCAGAGGCGGTTATTAAAGTTGCTGAATTAGGGGGGATTGATTTACCCAAGTCAGTCACTGAAAGTAATGCGACTGCCGGTTCAGCGGATACCCAAGTTGGTCAGTTGCGTCAAATACATTCTTTAGCGGCTGATTTATTTCACCATATTTTAGTCAATACGGAAATTGGTGAAACGGCACTGAAGTATTTGCATCAACGTGGCTTGACGGACGAAACAATTGAAACTTTTCACTTGGGATATGCACCAGTTCAACAAGTGTTGCTACCATTCTTGGAAGATCGACATTTTCCGCGTGAGTTGTTAATTCGTTCGGGCTTATTTACCGAAAATGATGCCGGACAACTTTATCAGCGCTTTAAAGAACGGGTACTTTTTCCGATTCGTGATCCGCAAAAACGGGTAATTGCTTTTTCAGGGCGCTTACTGAAAAAGAATGAGAAACTACCTAAATATCTGAATAGTCCCGAAACATTATTGTTTAATAAACGTAAAGTGTTGTTTAATTTTGATTTAGCCAAGAGTGAGATTCGGCAGCATGGGTTTGCAATCTTGTTCGAGGGGTTTATGGATGTTATTTCGGCATACCAAGCCGGAGTGCAGCAAGGTATCGCTTCAATGGGAACTAGTTTGACTAATGAACAAATTTACTTGTTGGAACGGACAACAGATCGTTTATGCTTGTGTTACGATGGTGATGATCCTGGTCAAAAAGCAACAGCACGAGCATTACAACTCCTGCAGCCATTAACCAAATTAGAATTAGGTGTGATCCCAATCCCAGGTAAACGTGATCCGGATGAATACATTAATCAGGAAAGTCCAACGGCTTTTGTAAAGTTAGTTAAAGATGGTCAACAAAATCAGATGTCTTTTTGGTTTTCGTTTTTAGCAGCTAACCGCAATTTAACTAACGAGAATGATCAGCTGGCATATATTTCTGATATCTTGGAAAAAATTGCTACCGTGGCCTCACCAGTCGCACGCGATTTGTATTTAGGGCAATTGGCGAAACGGTTTTCTTTAGAGAAAAGAAGTTTAGCGGGACAGTTGCATAGTTTGTTACAACAACGAGCTCGGCAAGACTTTCAACAGCAAAAGCAACAACCAGCGTTAGTTGTTGCCAAGCCAGCACCGGCAGCTAAAAATTATCAACGAGTTGAAAAAGCAGAACGTTTGTTGCTTTATCGATTGCTGCATAGTTATGATGTACGATTAAAATTGCGTGAAACACCAAATTTTGTTTTTGTCCATGATCAATATCAAACGATTTATCTGCTAGCAGAAGGCTATTTTAAACGTTATGATGAGTACGATCCAGCTCGTTTCTTGGACTTTTTAGCTGACGATAAATTGCGACAGCAAATGGTTGAACTGGAGGTAGAAAATCATGCGACTGTCAGTTCTAACGAGGAAATTGATGACTGTATTCGGCTGATTACGCAATTATCACCATTAGAAGAGCAATTAACAGCTTTGAAACAGGAGTTAGAAACTGCTCGGCGAATGAATAATCAAGCGTTGGTTGAGAAACTAACGATAAAATTTGTGGAATTACTGAAACAACGACAGCTGAAGAAATCAGCTTCATTTTAAGGAGGCTGCACTATGGCAGAAGAGAAAATGAATAATGAAAATGCTGCTTATACCAAAGCTTTACGACAAACGATTAGAAAATTTAAACCGGAAAAGCAGATTAGTTATGATGAATTAACTAAAAAGTTGGCAGCACCATTTGAACTTGATAGTAAACAAATGGAAAAATTGATCCAACGAATTGAAGATGCTGGAATTTCAGTTGTTGATGAAAAAGGGGAGCCTAGTGAACATAGTTTAAAGGTTGCTTCTAAAGAAGCTGATAAAGCTACTAAGGATCGTGATGTTAGTGCGCCAGTTGGGGTTAAGATTAATGATCCAGTGCGGATGTATCTCAAAGAAATCGGCCGAGTTGATTTGTTAACGGCAGATGAAGAAGTAGCATTAGCTTTAAGAATCGAACAGGGTGACGAAGAAGCTAAGCAGCGGCTAGCTGAGGCAAACTTACGATTAGTAGTTTCAATTGCCAAACGTTATGTTGGTCGAGGAATGTCGTTTCTGGATTTAATTCAAGAAGGAAACATGGGTTTGATGAAGGCAGTTGAAAAGTTTGATTACCGTAAAGGTTTCAAATTCTCAACTTACGCTACTTGGTGGATACGGCAAGCAATTACACGTGCTATTGCTGACCAAGCACGGACAATTCGAATTCCAGTTCATATGGTGGAAACCATTAACAAGTTGATTCGAATTCAGCGGCAAATGTTGCAAGATTTAGGTCGAGAACCTACGCCAGAAGAAATTGGCGCAGAAATGGATATGCCGACGGATAAAGTTCGAGAAATTCTAAAGATTGCTCAAGAGCCAGTTTCTTTAGAAACACCAATTGGCGAAGAGGACGATTCACATTTAGGTGATTTTATTGAAGATCATGATGCTACTAGTCCCGCTGATCACGCAGCGTACGAATTATTAAAAGAACAGTTGGAAAGTGTCTTAGATACTTTGACCGATCGAGAAGAAAATGTTTTACGATTGCGTTTTGGTTTAGATGATGGTCGAACTCGAACTTTGGAAGAAGTTGGCAAGGTGTTTGGAGTTACCCGTGAACGTATACGGCAAATTGAAGCTAAAGCTTTGCGTAAATTGCGTCATCCTTCACGCTCGAAGCAGTTACGTGATTTTTTGGAATAAAGAATTGCAATTTTATTAAAAAAGTGTATGATTAAATCAACTTAAGAAAAGGAGATGGAACTTTTGACAGCTTATAAACTTGCAGCTAACACATGTTGTTGTCGTATTTCGCGTTTAGCCACGCGGATGCGACTATTTGGCATGCAAGTTTTGAATTGAATGACATTAAGTTTTAAATTTTAATTAATTCAAGTTTGCATAGTTAAAAGTTAGACATCTTCAGCGGACGAGGCGCGAATCAAATTTTTGATTCGTGCCTTTTTGTTTGCAAAAACAAGGAGGAATGTTAAATGATTTATCATCAAGTAAGTGAATTGATTGGTCATACGCCGTTATTTGAAATTAAAACAAAGGTTCCAAAAGGTTCGAAAATTTTTGCAAAGTTAGAAATGTTCAATCCCGGTGGGAGTATTAAAGATCGCTTGGGAAAGTATTTAATTGAGCAAGCTTGGCAACATCAACAAATTAATTCAACATCAACTATTATTGAACCCACTGCTGGCAATACTGGTATTGGACTGGCTTTAGCAGCACTTGAAGCTAACTTAAAAACAATTTTAGTCGTTCCAGAAAAATTTAGTCAGGAAAAACAAGTTTTAATGCAAGCACTTGGAGCTAAATTAATTCACACTCCGAGTGAAGCCGGAATAACTGGCGCAATTCAGAAGGCCAAGGAACTAAACAAACAAATTTCTAACAGTTATTTGCCATTACAGTTTGAAAATCCAGGAAATCCAGCTGCTTATTATGAATCGATTGCACCAGAGATTTTGAAGGAGTTTCAAGCCAATCAACTAACATTAGACGGTTTCGTGGCTGGGGTCGGCAGTGGAGGTACATTTGTTGGAATGGCACGGTATTTTAAAGAAAAAGCTCCGCAGATTAAAACCGCGATTGTTGAACCGGCTGGATCAATCTTAAATGGTGGTCCACAGCATGCTCATCGAACAGAAGGAATTGGAGTTGAATTTATTCCACCGTTTTTAAACCGGAAAGACGTTGATCAAATTTTTACCATCAGTGATCAAGCAGCTTTTACTTGGGTGAAGCAATTGGCAAAAACTAACGGATTATTAATTGGCAGCTCTAGTGGGGCAGCACTTGAAGCTAGCTTAAAGTTAGCTGATCAGCTACCAGCGGGCAGTAATATTGTCACAGTTTTCCCAGATAGCAGTGAACGATATCTTAGTCAGCAAATTTATGCTTAAAATTTAAGAAAGAGGTAAGAGTAATGGAATTTGGAACGAAATTAATTCATGGTGGAATTAGTCAAGATCAAGCAACAGGGGCAGTTAGCGTGCCAATTTATCAAACTTCAACTTTTGCACAATCTACTCTAGGTGGAAGTCCAGCGTACGAATACTCGCGTACCGGGAATCCAACTAGATTGGCAGTTGAAAAGTTAATTGCAGAGTTAGAAAATGGCGCAGCTGGTTATGCTTTTGCATCTGGCTCTGCAGCGATTCATACGGTATTTTCACTTTTTTCAGCTGGTGATCATATTGTTGTTGGCAATGATGTCTATGGCGGAACGTTCAGATTATTAAATACGGTCTTAAAACGTCAAGGACTGAATTTTACAGCTGTCGATACCCGTGATTTGACGACAGTTGCGAGCGCGATTACTCCCAAAACTAAAGCTATTTATCTTGAAACGCCGACGAATCCCTTGATGCATATTTCAGATATTAGTGCCTTAGCTAAGTTAGCTCAGCAGCAAAATCTATTAACAATTGTTGATAATACTTTTGCTTCGCCTTATGTTCAACGTCCACTTGATTTAGGTTCTGATATTGTGTTGCATAGTGCATCTAAATATCTTGGTGGTCATAGTGACTTAATCGCTGGCTTGGTTGTGACTAAGACTGAAGAATTAGGCGAAAAAATTGGCTATTTACAAAATGCAATTGGTGGAATTTTAGCACCACAAGATAGTTGGTTATTGCAGCGGGGAATGAAAACACTAGCTGTTAGGATGGCAGCTCATCAAAAAAATGCACAACAAATTTTTGAATTTTTACAACAGGATTCGCGAATCAGTAAAATTTATTATCCAGGAGATCCAAATGGAACTGATTATCAACTTGCTAAGCGGCAAATGGATGGCTTTGGTGGAATGATATCTTTTGAATTAACGACAGATTTATCAGTGAAAAAATTCATTGAAAGTCTTAAATTAATCACGTTAGCAGAAAGTTTAGGGTCAGTTGAAAGCTTAATTGAAGTTCCGGCAATTATGACGCATGGTTCAATTCCAGAAAAAATACGGTTGGCTAATGGAATTTCTAATCGATTGATTCGTTTGTCAGTTGGAATCGAACAAGTAACCGACCTATTAGGGGATCTAAGAACAGCTTTAAATGCTGCTCAAAATTAACCAAGTTTTATTAGGTAGTTTAAATTATCAGTGTGTTCCGCAAAATGGAGAAGTTTACAGTTAACAGGAATTGCTGCTCGTAGAGTCTTTATTATCAGCAATTGAGTTTAACTTGAGTTTTTCGCTGGGCGGTTCATGCTTTTTTTATGGAATTAAAAGCCAGGTACAGCAATAACTTACCAAGGGTTTAGGGTTATTAGTTGCAGAAGAAAGAATGAGAAAAGGGTTTTTTTAAGATTTTAAGTCAGCTATAATTTAAAGTAAGGAATTTAGAGGGAGTTGGAAATTGAGATGGATGCATATCATTTATCACGCCGTTTGCAAACAGTAGCGGGGTTTGTTTTGTCTGGATCGCGGTTGGCTGATATTGGTTCTGATCATGCTTATTTGCCGGCATATTTAGCCATGAACAAAAAAATTAAATGGGCAATTGCCGGTGAGGTTGTTGCTGGCCCCTATCAAAATGCTGTTCACGAAATTCGGCAGCTGCATTTAGAAAATCTAGTCGCAACAAGACAAGCCGATGGATTAGCAGCAATTCATGTAGATGAAGAAATTGATGTAGTTACGATTTGCGGGATGGGTGGTAGTCTGATTTGTCAAATTTTAACGGCTGGTTTTGATCAATTAAATAAACGGCCGCGTTTGATTTTGCAGCCGAATGTTAATGAAGTTGCTGTTCGACATTGGCTAATCAGAAATTCTTATCAAATAGTGGCAGAAGAAATTGTTGCAGAGGATCGACACATTTACGAAATTATTGTTGCTGACCCGATAAAAGAGCCAATTACTTTGACAACTACTGAATATTTATTTGGCCCGTTACTATTACAAGCTAAATCGCCAGCTTTTATTCAAAAATGGCAAGGAGAAAAACTAAAGCTGCAGCGAGTTTTAGCACAGCTTACCCAAGCACAAAATGAGCCGGTTGCCAAAGAACAGGAATTGCAACAAAAAATCAAGTTAATTGAGGAGGTATTAAATGACTAAAGCAGCGGCGGTTATTGAACGCTTTGAACAGTTTGCCCCGCAGACAATTGCTGAAAAAGGTGATCCAGTGGGACTTCAACTGGGTAGTTTAACAACTGAAATTAAAAAGATGATGATAACATTAGATGTTCGTCCTGAAGTCGTGGCTGAAGCGGTTAAGAATAAGGTTAATTTTATTTTTGCTCATCATCCAGCGATGTTCCATCCAATCAAAAGCTTTGATTTGGCAGTTCCCCAAAATCAGATGTATGCGGAATTGTTGAAACACCAAATTACGGTTTATGGGGCACATACTAATCTTGATAATGCCAATGGTGGGATGAATGATTGGTTGGCTTCAACTTTAAATTTGCAACAAACAAGCGCTCTTTTGCCAAAACGGGAGTTGCCTTTACAGCAATTAGTTGTTTATGTTCCGCAAGTGGCAGCAAACTCAGTTCGACAAGCTTTAAGTGCTGCCGGAGCAGGGACAATTGGTGAATATCAGGGATGTTCTTATTCAACTGACGGGACAGGCCGTTTTTTACCGGGAGAAAAGACTCATCCAGCAATTGGGCAGCCGTTAGTGGCAAGTAGTGTTACCGAAGAAAAAATCGAAGTTATCATTCGGCCAAACCAAGCCGCCAAAGTTATTAAGGCTTTGTTAGCTGCTCATCCATATGAAGAGCCAGTTTATTATTTGACAGCTATTCACGGATTAAATGAAAAATATGGGATGGGTCGAGTTGGTAACTTACCCCAGGAAATGACGATCAAAGAATTAGCTGTTTTCTGCAAGCGAGTCTTTAATCTAAGTGGTGTTCGAGTTGTGGCGCCTGACTTGCACCGTTTAGTTAAACGAGTAGCGATTTTAGGCGGCAGTGGCGGTCAGTTTTATGCAGCAGCCGTTAAAGCTGGCGCTGATATTTATTTGACTGGTGATTTGTCTTACCATACAGCACATGATATCTATGCTTCGCAGTTGGCAGCAATTGATTTGGGCCATCATGTTGAAAGTATTTGTAAACCACAACTTGCCAAACTGTTTAATACTTGGAAACAAGAAAATAATTGGTCATTTCCAATTATTCAATCAAAAATTTCAACTGACCCATTTCAATTTTTTTAAAACAAATTAAATTAAAGGATGTGTTTAGATGCCATACCCCAAACTTGCGACACGTTTTATTAGATATGCACAACAGGAAACTCGTTCAAATGAGCAGTCAGTAACTATTCCATCAACTCGTAATCAATTAAAATTTGCCCGAGAATTAGTTGCTGAATTACAAAACATCGGTCTGAGCAATGTTCGCATCTCTCAAAAAAGTGCTTATGTTTTAGCGACTATACCAAGTAATTTATCAGCAGATTATGCACTGGTTCCGAAGATCGGGTTCATTGCTCACTTAGATACAGCCGACTTTAATGCGAAAAACATTCAACCGCAGTTGCATCAAAATTATGACGGAAAATCAGTTATTCCGTTGGCTGATAGCGGCTATCAGCTTGATCCGGCGGAGTTTCCTAATTTAAAGAATTACGTTGGACAGGATTTGATTACGACAGACGGCACTACTTTGTTGGGAGCAGATGATAAAGCGGGTGTTGCCGAA harbors:
- the rpoD gene encoding RNA polymerase sigma factor RpoD; amino-acid sequence: MNNENAAYTKALRQTIRKFKPEKQISYDELTKKLAAPFELDSKQMEKLIQRIEDAGISVVDEKGEPSEHSLKVASKEADKATKDRDVSAPVGVKINDPVRMYLKEIGRVDLLTADEEVALALRIEQGDEEAKQRLAEANLRLVVSIAKRYVGRGMSFLDLIQEGNMGLMKAVEKFDYRKGFKFSTYATWWIRQAITRAIADQARTIRIPVHMVETINKLIRIQRQMLQDLGREPTPEEIGAEMDMPTDKVREILKIAQEPVSLETPIGEEDDSHLGDFIEDHDATSPADHAAYELLKEQLESVLDTLTDREENVLRLRFGLDDGRTRTLEEVGKVFGVTRERIRQIEAKALRKLRHPSRSKQLRDFLE
- the recO gene encoding DNA repair protein RecO; protein product: MSQAQPAEFAGIVFFRRNYRERDLLVKILTDRFGFKMFFIRGARKRGFRLNAAILPFVQAEYVGSVSEDGLSFINAAKEVTQYRQILNNIELNAYVSYIFELANAAFGEAKPLGGWFKQLQQAVLLIDQGIDPAIITNIIEIRLLTYFGVQPNLHDCVICHRTDEVFDFSESYGGLICRRHWSVDPHRLQLDRRTVYFLQFFSQVDLFKIHSIKVSQTTKNHLRRTLNRIYDNQVGLKLKSRRFLEEMKIWPI
- the glyS gene encoding glycine--tRNA ligase subunit beta, giving the protein MTHTMLLEIGLEEIPAHVVTPSVQQLAERLKEFLQEQRLDFEKLQTYSTPRRLAVKISGLADQQPDVEEEAKGPAKKIALQADGSWSKAAIGFTRGQKMTPDDIYFKELKGTEYVYVKKFIAGKTAAEILPDLKKVVAAMNFPTMMRWGNNDFKYIRPIRWIVALLDQEVINFKLLNITTGRKTQGHRFLGHQIELSAATDYPQSLESVAVIADAAKRKTMIKNQIAKLAQEHDWKIVVEADLLEEVNNLVEYPTVFAGSFAEKYLQIPDEVLITSMRDHQRFFYVRDQQGKLLPYFVSVRNGNQQFLANVIAGNEKVLTARLEDAAFFYQEDQKTSLSQYVAKLEHVMFHDKIGTMAEKMQRVGYLSQSIAEQVGLNSAEQKDLQRAAAIYKFDLVTGMVGEFSELQGVMGEKYALLQGETPAVATAIREHYLPTEAGGKLPATKVGAVLAIADKLDSITDFFAAGMLPSGSNDPYALRRQAAGIIRICLEFDWPLAVKPLLALVASTAQQQPALYQKIQPAHVAEATEFMMDRMRKQLQFLQYPFDIITAVAAQPRNTFTTITQAAEVLQVHRQETDFKQTIEAASRVLRLTRKAKLPVGVKVQPALFENETEAKLNQAVATAKTTGTLEEDYQQLQKLREPIEAYFDQTMVMSPKQQLQQNRLAQLKQLAKLFQPFGDLTAINVK
- a CDS encoding PLP-dependent cysteine synthase family protein — encoded protein: MIYHQVSELIGHTPLFEIKTKVPKGSKIFAKLEMFNPGGSIKDRLGKYLIEQAWQHQQINSTSTIIEPTAGNTGIGLALAALEANLKTILVVPEKFSQEKQVLMQALGAKLIHTPSEAGITGAIQKAKELNKQISNSYLPLQFENPGNPAAYYESIAPEILKEFQANQLTLDGFVAGVGSGGTFVGMARYFKEKAPQIKTAIVEPAGSILNGGPQHAHRTEGIGVEFIPPFLNRKDVDQIFTISDQAAFTWVKQLAKTNGLLIGSSSGAALEASLKLADQLPAGSNIVTVFPDSSERYLSQQIYA
- a CDS encoding trans-sulfuration enzyme family protein, coding for MEFGTKLIHGGISQDQATGAVSVPIYQTSTFAQSTLGGSPAYEYSRTGNPTRLAVEKLIAELENGAAGYAFASGSAAIHTVFSLFSAGDHIVVGNDVYGGTFRLLNTVLKRQGLNFTAVDTRDLTTVASAITPKTKAIYLETPTNPLMHISDISALAKLAQQQNLLTIVDNTFASPYVQRPLDLGSDIVLHSASKYLGGHSDLIAGLVVTKTEELGEKIGYLQNAIGGILAPQDSWLLQRGMKTLAVRMAAHQKNAQQIFEFLQQDSRISKIYYPGDPNGTDYQLAKRQMDGFGGMISFELTTDLSVKKFIESLKLITLAESLGSVESLIEVPAIMTHGSIPEKIRLANGISNRLIRLSVGIEQVTDLLGDLRTALNAAQN
- a CDS encoding tRNA (adenine(22)-N(1))-methyltransferase gives rise to the protein MDAYHLSRRLQTVAGFVLSGSRLADIGSDHAYLPAYLAMNKKIKWAIAGEVVAGPYQNAVHEIRQLHLENLVATRQADGLAAIHVDEEIDVVTICGMGGSLICQILTAGFDQLNKRPRLILQPNVNEVAVRHWLIRNSYQIVAEEIVAEDRHIYEIIVADPIKEPITLTTTEYLFGPLLLQAKSPAFIQKWQGEKLKLQRVLAQLTQAQNEPVAKEQELQQKIKLIEEVLND
- the glyQ gene encoding glycine--tRNA ligase subunit alpha: MEKKLTVQEIILKLQQFWSKQGCMLMQAYDTEKGAGTMSPYTFLRSVGPEPWNAAYVEPSRRPADGRYGENPNRLFQHHQFQVIMKPSPANIQDLYLDSLRALGIDPLEHDIRFVEDNWENPSMGCAGVGWEVWLDGMEITQFTYFQQVGGLEVRPVASEVTYGLERLSSYIQDVNSVFDLEWSAGVRYGDIFSEPEYEHSKYAFETSNQQMLFKLFDTYETEAKKQIANGLIHPAYDYVLKCSHTFNLLDARGAVSVTERAGYLARIRNLAKSIAKAFVAERKKLGFPLLKDDQLREKLLKEDK
- the dnaG gene encoding DNA primase — translated: MKRIPEETVEQIRSSVNIVEIVSQYVQLHKSGKNYFGLCPFHEEKTPSFSVTEEKQIFHCFSCHRGGNVFKFIMEIENISFPEAVIKVAELGGIDLPKSVTESNATAGSADTQVGQLRQIHSLAADLFHHILVNTEIGETALKYLHQRGLTDETIETFHLGYAPVQQVLLPFLEDRHFPRELLIRSGLFTENDAGQLYQRFKERVLFPIRDPQKRVIAFSGRLLKKNEKLPKYLNSPETLLFNKRKVLFNFDLAKSEIRQHGFAILFEGFMDVISAYQAGVQQGIASMGTSLTNEQIYLLERTTDRLCLCYDGDDPGQKATARALQLLQPLTKLELGVIPIPGKRDPDEYINQESPTAFVKLVKDGQQNQMSFWFSFLAANRNLTNENDQLAYISDILEKIATVASPVARDLYLGQLAKRFSLEKRSLAGQLHSLLQQRARQDFQQQKQQPALVVAKPAPAAKNYQRVEKAERLLLYRLLHSYDVRLKLRETPNFVFVHDQYQTIYLLAEGYFKRYDEYDPARFLDFLADDKLRQQMVELEVENHATVSSNEEIDDCIRLITQLSPLEEQLTALKQELETARRMNNQALVEKLTIKFVELLKQRQLKKSASF